In one Bacillus spongiae genomic region, the following are encoded:
- a CDS encoding DinB family protein produces the protein MYCKSVFHQIEVAVNTIIKILNNLNEEDLKERPTPDKQSIGELLEHIAVIFEADWRISNEASEEEMISFYSGVSYQTLDSITEGLTTNFRALKEKYLNLSAEELMETTTSYWGLTYTRYEWLLEILAHVYHHRGQLHSMLVHCCEKDPKILMFE, from the coding sequence ATATATTGTAAAAGTGTATTTCATCAAATAGAAGTAGCCGTAAATACAATAATAAAAATATTAAATAATTTAAATGAAGAAGATTTGAAAGAGCGACCTACTCCTGACAAACAATCAATTGGAGAATTATTAGAACATATAGCAGTAATTTTTGAAGCTGATTGGCGTATTTCTAATGAAGCTTCCGAAGAAGAAATGATAAGTTTTTACTCAGGTGTGTCTTATCAGACACTGGATTCGATAACTGAAGGTTTAACTACGAATTTTAGGGCTTTAAAAGAGAAATATTTAAATCTATCAGCTGAAGAACTTATGGAGACAACGACTTCTTATTGGGGTTTGACTTACACTAGATATGAGTGGTTATTAGAGATATTAGCACACGTCTATCATCATAGGGGACAATTACACTCTATGCTTGTTCACTGTTGTGAAAAAGACCCTAAAATCTTAATGTTTGAATAA